The sequence CTGCGCTGGCCGTGCACAGTGCCACGGCCAAGATCCGTCGGGTCCTACCCGAGGTGCTCGCCCAGCGCGTGGCCGCGGTCGTACAGGTGGTGGACTTCACCGCCCACTCTGACCACGAACGACCACACCACGACCGACCAGACCAGGGCCGCGAGCAACGTGCGCCCGGCCGAGACAGGGACCACGAGCCTGGCCGCGCCGAGGCGCACGCACTGCTGACGCTCGCCGAGGCAGCCAGGGACCGGCACCCCGTCACGTTCGGCTACACCACGCGCCAAGGCGTCCCGGCGGAGCGGGTCGTGCACCCCTACGGCGTCGTCGCACACCGCGGCCGGCTCTACCTGACCGGGTTCGACGTCCAACGTCAAGCCGGGCGGACCTTCCGACTTGACCGGATCCAGGCGGTCGCCGTGCTCGACGGCACCTTCAGCGCGCCCGCCGGCAGCGACCCCGTGCAGCAAGTCCTCGGACCCCTCGCACCAACTCCAGCCCTGCACGACGTGTCGTTCCGCATCCGCACCGATCCGGCGCACCTGAGGTCACAGATCCCCGAGACGCTCGCGTCCGCCACGCCGATCGAGAGCACCGCCGCCAGCACCGCCGGATGGCTGCAGGTGTTCATCCGCGCCGAACGCCTGGAATGGGTCGCAGCCGCACTGGCCGTGCTGGACCGACCCTTCGTCATCGACCACCCCGAGGCCCTACGGGACGTCGTGTCCGAGCTTGGGCGGCGACTCCAAACAGGCGCCGCGGCAGCCCACGACGAGCAAGCCGCCAACCGGTAGAGGCGGGACGGCCGCCGCTCGCCACCGTCTCAGTCACGAGGCGTGGACGATGCCGCCGCCCGCTCACCACGTCCGCGACTGCCGATGGCAGCGCCATGGCACACAGTTGCTGAACGGATCCGGTGGACCGGAGACAACACGCGCTCCTACGCTCATCAAGGGCTCAGTCGCGACGCTCCCGCGCCAGCACGCAAAGACCGATTCACGTTGAAGGCCCATGGCGCGCCGCCTCCTTCGGCCGACAGCAACGTCCGCCACCTCCTCCCCGTCGTTGCGGTAGCCGGCGAGAGGGCACGAGCCGTGGCGAACACCTGCTCTTGAC is a genomic window of Motilibacter peucedani containing:
- a CDS encoding helix-turn-helix transcriptional regulator, with amino-acid sequence MARPTARVLALLELLQTGGTRTVSELSERLAVDERTVRRYVEHLRDLDVPVDGVRGRYGGYRLARHYRLPPLMLTDEEALAVVWALLLSEQSRSGPASALAVHSATAKIRRVLPEVLAQRVAAVVQVVDFTAHSDHERPHHDRPDQGREQRAPGRDRDHEPGRAEAHALLTLAEAARDRHPVTFGYTTRQGVPAERVVHPYGVVAHRGRLYLTGFDVQRQAGRTFRLDRIQAVAVLDGTFSAPAGSDPVQQVLGPLAPTPALHDVSFRIRTDPAHLRSQIPETLASATPIESTAASTAGWLQVFIRAERLEWVAAALAVLDRPFVIDHPEALRDVVSELGRRLQTGAAAAHDEQAANR